In Ciconia boyciana chromosome 12, ASM3463844v1, whole genome shotgun sequence, a genomic segment contains:
- the LOC140658651 gene encoding transforming growth factor beta activator LRRC32-like, with product MLLFEHRLAERGCLLLWLLPSVLRAQSNGEARPRSTPCQQSPTKVSCKGVGLRKFPKELGQGVKYLELSNNFIQNLSGGHMPGFGQLEYLDVCFNQLEAVSATTLVQLPQLRSLLLGSNHLDRNYLANGRAFRLLRNIEVLDLSANNLESHMAGWYISNLTKLRMLDLSRNRITRLSAGIFWSTLRLRELDLSNNYIMEIEEGAFEALEELEVVNLALNSLHCISGFSLTQLRVLNLSHNALELFVSEEGAKPYLLQVLDLSHNRLLYFPELPKAHYLTHLNLSNNLIASLLPGSRHPGEFVLRYEEMARLNRTSRTTAGLTHVADLDLSNNRLQLFPFTFFHSLGSLHSLSLAMNCLQDVAGESLASGTEPSDHSPVPLERATLSVRSLDLHGNAIRVLPRWFFHSLPQLEMIDLGSNSLQPCESQGSDQGGNLGGGSHVPAPGGTCTPFYNVPSLKHLSLCKNNITRLHPYAFKQTSLLSLDLSGNKDLFMPKEALGGLEFSLRKLSLKGNQMDDSKAELPCLDTLKVLDLSGNNLSLLPTGLFCSPLESLDVRNNNLLALEKLALMSWSHSLKDVSIAGNPFSCCSLAWLDMLQAAGVGVRDLDEALCAYQDKSRNFSAKITSSPRWLCPRPKGTSYLALLVVMTSLFFLSSMACCLLKKGQKSPGCVGLRSNRVGVFPHHPKREEPAEARPADSVTKV from the exons ATGCTCTTGTTTGAACACCGGCTGGCTGAAAGAGGATGcttgctgctctggctgctcccATCTGTTCTCAGAGCCCAGTCTAACGGGGAGGCCAGGCCCAGGTCCACGCCGTGCCAGCAG AGCCCCACAAAGGTGTCTTGCAAAGGGGTTGGCCTGCGCAAGTTTCCAAAGGAACTTGGCCAAGGAGTTAAGTACCTCGAGCTCTCCAACAACTTCATCCAAAACCTGTCGGGCGGCCACATGCCAGGGTTTGGGCAGCTTGAGTACCTGGACGTGTGCTTCAACCAGCTGGAAGCCGTGTCAGCCACGACCCTGGttcagctgccccagctgcgCTCTCTCCTCCTGGGATCGAACCACCTGGATCGCAATTACCTCGCGAACGGGCGAGCCTTTCGTCTGCTCAGGAATATAGAGGTCCTGGACCTGTCGGCAAATAACCTGGAGAGCCACATGGCAGGCTGGTACATCAGCAACCTCACCAAGCTGAGGATGCTCGATCTCTCCAGGAATAGGATAACCAGGCTGTCGGCAGGGATCTTCTGGAGCACGCTACGGCTGCGCGAGCTCGACCTCAGCAACAACTACATAATGGAAATCGAGGAGGGAGCTTTTGAGGCTCTGGAAGAGTTGGAGGTGGTGAACTTGGCTTTGAATTCCCTCCACTGTATCTCTGGCTTCAGCCTCACGCAGCTGCGAGTTTTAAATCTCAGCCACAACGCCCTGGAGCTCTTCGTCTCGGAGGAGGGAGCGAAGCCCTACCTGCTTCAAGTGCTCGACTTGAGCCATAACAGACTCCTCTATTTTCCAGAGCTCCCCAAAGCCCATTATCTCACACACTTAAACCTCTCCAACAACCTTATTgcttccctgctcccaggctCACGCCATCCGGGGGAGTTTGTACTGCGCTACGAGGAGATGGCGAGGCTTAATAGGACCTCGCGTACCACGGCTGGTCTGACACATGTAGCTGACTTGGATCTCAGCAATAACCGGCTCCAGCTGTTCCCATTTACCTTCTTCCACAGCCTGGGCTCTCTGCACAGCCTCAGCCTGGCCATGAACTGTCTCCAGGACGTAGCCGGGGAGTCGCTCGCCAGCGGCACGGAGCCCAGCGACCACTCGCCCGTGCCGCTGGAGCGCGCCACCCTCTCCGTGCGCTCACTGGACCTCCATGGCAATGCCATCCGCGTGCTGCCACGCTGGTTTTTCCATTCTCTGCCTCAGCTGGAAATGATCGATCTGGGCTCCAACAGCCTCCAGCCTTGCGAGAGCCAGGGGAGCGATCAAGGAGGGAATTTGGGAGGGGGCTCTCATGTGCCAGCCCCGGGAGGCACCTGCACCCCCTTCTACAACGTGCCTAGCTTGAAGCACCTGAGTCTTTGCAAGAACAACATTACCAGGCTGCACCCCTACGCCTTCAAGCAGACCTCGCTGCTCTCCCTAGACCTGTCGGGGAACAAGGACTTGTTCATGCCTAAGGAAGCCCTGGGGGGGTTGGAGTTCTCCCTGCGGAAACTCTCTCTGAAGGGCAACCAGATGGATGACAGCAAGGCAGAGCTCCCCTGCTTGGACACACTCAAAGTCTTGGACCTCTCAGGCAATAATTTGAGCCTTTTGCCCACAGGTCTTTTCTGCTCCCCGCTGGAAAGCCTGGACGTTCGCAATAACAACCTGCTGGCGTTGGAAAAGCTGGCGCTCATGAGCTGGTCCCACAGCCTGAAGGATGTGTCCATCGCTGGAAACCCCTTCAGCTGTTGCTCGCTGGCCTGGCTGGACATGCTGCAGGCGGCCGGCGTGGGCGTGCGGGACCTGGACGAAGCCCTCTGCGCCTACCAGGACAAGAGCAGGAACTTCTCAGCCAAGATAACCAGCAGTCCTCGGTGGCTTTGTCCACGTCCCAAGGGCACCAGCTATCTGGCTCTGCTCGTGGTCATGAcgagccttttctttctcagctccATGGCTTGCTGCCTTCTGAAGAAAGGGCAGAAGTCACCGGGGTGTGTGGGACTCCGCAGCAACAGGGTGGGGGTCTTCCCCCACCATCCCAAAAGAGAGGAGCCAGCCGAGGCGAGGCCAGCAGACAGTGTCACCAAAGTGtag